A part of Deltaproteobacteria bacterium genomic DNA contains:
- a CDS encoding Hsp20/alpha crystallin family protein: RTMAIVRFLDPMKELSSLQNRMNRVFEETFGSPLYRGEQPGVGTWSPAVDIFETGDEIIVKAEVPGLAKDQIHVEVENGVLTLHGERKFEREVKEENYHRVERTYGAFHRSFSLPGSVDAEKIRAEMKDGILEVRLGKREQAKPKQITVAVK, encoded by the coding sequence AGGACCATGGCGATCGTGCGGTTTTTGGACCCGATGAAGGAGCTGTCGTCGCTGCAGAACCGGATGAACCGGGTGTTCGAGGAGACCTTCGGGTCGCCGCTGTATCGCGGCGAGCAGCCGGGGGTCGGGACGTGGTCTCCCGCCGTGGACATCTTCGAGACCGGCGACGAGATCATCGTCAAGGCCGAGGTCCCGGGCCTTGCGAAGGACCAGATCCACGTCGAGGTCGAGAACGGCGTGCTGACGCTGCACGGGGAGCGGAAGTTCGAGCGGGAGGTCAAGGAGGAGAACTACCACAGGGTGGAACGCACCTACGGCGCCTTTCACCGGTCCTTCTCCCTGCCGGGCTCCGTGGACGCCGAAAAAATCCGCGCCGAGATGAAGGACGGCATCCTCGAGGTGCGCCTCGGGAAACGGGAGCAGGCGAAGCCGAAGCAGATCACCGTCGCCGTGAAGTAA
- a CDS encoding J domain-containing protein, which produces MDPKKDYYRILGVPEGASAEEIRKAFRRLAKKHHPDVNPGDKAAESRFKEANEAHEVLRDKKKREEYDAIRQGGFAGGFQGAGPFGGAGHAPGGFRAESFDFGDLFGDVLRGGGGRSSHPGRGSDLRVDLSVDFLDMVRGAVREIRYPRSRVCGQCGGTGRAGRRGCPACYGRGVTESEERVKIRIPAGARDGATIRVPSKGEERAAPGESGDLQVELRMLAHPYFRREGNDILLEAPILFSEAVKGAKIEVPTIDGPVTVTIPPGSSSGRKLRLKGRGVPTPGTAERGDEYVVLQVVVPSERPDEFLRLVDRIAGFEEKDPRGHWN; this is translated from the coding sequence ATGGACCCGAAGAAGGACTATTACCGGATCCTTGGGGTCCCGGAAGGCGCCTCGGCGGAGGAGATCCGGAAGGCGTTCCGGCGGCTGGCGAAGAAGCACCACCCGGACGTCAACCCCGGCGACAAGGCGGCCGAGTCGCGCTTCAAGGAGGCCAACGAGGCCCACGAGGTCCTGCGCGACAAGAAGAAGCGGGAAGAGTACGACGCGATCCGTCAGGGAGGATTCGCGGGCGGTTTCCAAGGCGCCGGACCGTTCGGCGGCGCGGGGCACGCCCCCGGGGGGTTCCGGGCGGAATCGTTCGACTTCGGGGATCTTTTCGGCGACGTGCTTCGCGGCGGGGGAGGGCGGTCCTCCCATCCAGGCAGGGGGAGCGATCTCCGGGTCGATCTTTCCGTCGACTTCCTCGACATGGTCCGGGGGGCGGTCCGCGAGATCCGGTATCCTCGATCCCGCGTGTGCGGGCAGTGCGGGGGAACCGGCCGCGCCGGGCGGCGGGGGTGCCCGGCATGCTACGGACGCGGTGTGACCGAATCCGAGGAGCGCGTCAAGATCCGGATCCCCGCGGGAGCGCGGGACGGCGCCACGATCCGCGTCCCTTCGAAGGGGGAGGAACGGGCGGCTCCGGGGGAAAGCGGCGACCTGCAGGTCGAGTTGCGCATGTTGGCGCATCCGTACTTCCGCCGGGAGGGGAACGACATCCTCCTCGAGGCTCCGATCCTCTTCTCGGAAGCGGTCAAGGGGGCGAAGATCGAGGTGCCGACGATCGACGGGCCGGTCACCGTTACGATCCCCCCCGGCTCCTCCAGCGGCAGGAAGCTGCGTCTCAAGGGGAGGGGTGTCCCGACCCCCGGCACGGCGGAGCGGGGAGACGAGTATGTCGTGCTCCAGGTGGTCGTCCCATCGGAGCGGCCGGACGAGTTCCTCCGCCTGGTCGACCGCATCGCCGGATTCGAGGAGAAGGATCCCCGGGGGCATTGGAACTGA